The Brachyspira sp. SAP_772 genome includes a region encoding these proteins:
- the tsaE gene encoding tRNA (adenosine(37)-N6)-threonylcarbamoyltransferase complex ATPase subunit type 1 TsaE translates to MKEILKEYNNITIDNIEEVAQYIYELLKDGDLIIMNGDLGFGKTTFVRLLSRLLQSDDIVSSPSFTLINEYNIILNNKETILRHVDLYRLSSVAELDDIGF, encoded by the coding sequence ATGAAAGAAATATTAAAAGAATATAATAATATTACYATAGATAATATAGAAGAAGTAGCTCAATATATATATGAATTGCTAAAAGACGGTGATTTAATTATAATGAATGGGGATTTRGGCTTTGGAAAAACTACTTTTGTAAGACTTCTTTCAAGACTGCTTCAAAGTGATGACATAGTAAGCAGCCCATCTTTTACTTTAATAAATGAGTATAATATTATATTAAATAACAAAGAAACTATACTTCGCCATGTTGATCTTTATAGACTTTCTTCTGTGGCTGAACTTGATGATATTGGATTT